A genomic window from Corticium candelabrum chromosome 8, ooCorCand1.1, whole genome shotgun sequence includes:
- the LOC134183759 gene encoding uncharacterized protein LOC134183759, with translation MSALDVVSALSADSSAVTPLLDNVSPCMASVRMAPAARGGKPVVSMTQEDHEFANHLEDGSLVQSVTVLSKDCSSARDSGDILSVDDTLDSAQCSAIRESPSPCDFVSSDLMTTHPSIASRLERMETPTCQLSPDCC, from the coding sequence atgtcggcgttggatgtggtttctgctctatcagctgatagttcagctgtcacgcctttgcttgacaatgtgtcaccttgcatggcttcagtcaggatggcgcctgctgcacgTGGAGGGAAACCTGTCGTGTCAATGACGCAAGAAgatcatgagtttgctaatcacttggaagatggctctcttgttcagtcagtcactgttctctctaaggactgctcatctgcaagagatagtggtgatatcttatccgtagatgacactttggattcagctcagtgcagtgctatcagggaatcaccatccccttgtgactttgtgagctctgatctgatgactacacatcctagtatagcttctcgtctagaaaggatggaaactcctacatgtcaactcagtccagactgctgctaa